A stretch of DNA from Yoonia sp. G8-12:
CCTCTAGGCAGACCTCTGGTGTTCTGGCATATCGAAAACATGCTAGATGAATCTGAAATCCACCCGCTGTTTTACGGTGCCCCGACCACAACCGAGTTCAAAAAGCTGCGCAAGCGGATTGTGCGCTACACGCGTGAAGCGATCGAACAATACGGGATGATTGAACGGGACGCCAAATGGCTCGTCTGCCTCTCGGGCGGCAAGGATAGCTATACGCTCTTGGCGGTCCTGTATGAGCTAAAATGGCGCGGCCTGCTTCCCGTAGAACTGGTGGCCTGCAATCTGGATCAGGGCCAGCCCGGATTTCCGGCGACGGTCCTGCCAGAGTTTCTGGAAAAAATGGGTGTGCCGCACCGCATCGAATATCAGGACACCTATTCCATCGTCATGGATAAAGTCCCGCAAGGCCGGACATTCTGCGCGCTGTGTTCGCGTTTGCGTCGCGGCAACCTTTACCGTATCGCACGCGAAGAGGGGTGTTCTGCGGTTGTGCTGGGCCATCACCGCGACGATATTCTTGAGACGTTCTTTATGAACCTGTTCCATGGCGGGCGTCTTGCAACGATGCCGCCCAAACTTGTGAACGAAGAGGGCGATCTTTTCCTCTATCGGCCTTTGGCCCATGTGGCGGAAAACGACTGCGAAAAATTCGCCAAGGCCATGAATTATCCGATCATCCCCTGTGATCTATGCGGTTCTCAGGATGGGTTGCAGCGCCAGCAGGTAAAACAGATCCTTGATGGCTGGGAAAAGAACAGCCCCGGGCGACGGCAGGTCATGTTCCGGGCGCTGATGAACGCGCGGCCATCGCACCTGCTTGATCCTCAGTTGTTTGATTTCGCTGCCTTGCAGCGCAATTCGCAGACCGCTTTGGGGCGGAGCGACGACTGATAGAGCCGAAAAACAGCTGAAGAAGCAGTGATTGTCCGCAATAGCGCGATTCCGCGCCTTGTGGTTGTTATGCCGTGAGTGCAAAGTATCCAGAATATGGCGAGACTATGGAAAGGCTGACTGCGCTAATTTTCCGTGATTGCAGAAAGCCCATGAATTAAGGGCGTTCTGATTGTTGCGTGAACTGGCACAATTAAACATTCATTGTCGGATTTCCCTAGTTTCGCCCGTTTTGCATGTTTTTGTTAAGGCACAAATCCGCCGACGTCCCGCTGGAGCTTTGAATTGAAATGATTTCACGATTTACCACGACGCTGTTTTGTGCTGTTGCGCCGCTGGCGCTATCTGCCCAGTCCGTCGAACTGCGATCCCCTGACGCGTTCATCAATGTGCGTGGCGAAATTGTCGGCTTTAACGGCGTAATGGTGCAGGTTGAGACAACGGTTGGCCGGGTTGCGGTGCCTGCTTCTGAGGTCATTTGCTACGGCAACGGATGTTTCGAAGCTCTGGCATCTAACGACTTTGGTTTAACAGCAGAGGCATTTCAGGACGTCGTCGGAGATGCGGGGCCTGTTGTCGCGGGTGCTGTTGACTCGCTTTCGGTTGGATTTGCTTCACGAAGCTACGGGACATTGCACCGGACAATTGCAGGGGCGTATGCTGTCACAAACTCAGGGAACACACGTGTTGAACTGACATCAGTCGGTGAATTGCGTCTGGAAGACCAAACAACAGGCGATACCGCCGCATTGTCTGTGAGTTCTTCGGATGAAGTGGCTGATATTCGGGTTGATACGGTTTCACTCAACGGCACAGCGGGCCGTGTTTACAACACTGCCTTTGCTTGGGCGACCGGGACCGATTTGTCGCATCAAATGCTTGGTCTGAAATCTTTTTCCGTTGTTGTGGCCCCGAACGCAGGGATCACCGCGCTGTCAATGAACGATCTTGCACGAATTTTTGCAGGCGAGGTCACGAACTGGTCCCAGATTGGCGGGGCCGACATCGGTGTTTTGCCACTTCAGCTTCCTCCAAATTCGGAAGCCGGTTCCGCATTCCAGCAGTTGGTCATGGAACCGGCAGGTCTCCAGGTGTCAGGCAGCGTGCTAACCATGTCGGATGAGGCCGGTGTTTCCGGTTCGATCGGGCAATTTCCTGGCAGTGTCGGCGTTGTGACAACAGCAAGTGCGGATCAGGCCTTTGTCGTTGATGTGGCCGGTTCTTGCGGTATCGCAATTGCGCCGACACCGTTCAATATCATCTCGGGTGACTACGCTTTGGTGCGACCCATCATGGCGACTTACAACACGGCCCCAAACACGGCTCTGCCTGCAGAGGTGTTTGACTTTGCCGCGGGGGATGTTGCGCAGGGTCTGGTCGAGAGCGAAGGTTTCATCAATTATAGCGCTTTGATGATGAACAGCACCGATAAGAATGCGCGCATTAGTGGTCTACTTGGGGCCGAGTTGGATGATGTGCAGCGGGCCGCCGCCGCGGAAATGTTCCAAGCACTGTTTGATGCCGACCGGCTGTCACCGACAATGACAGGTGGTCCCGCCAGCGGTCCAGAAGGGGCGTGGAACCGCGCGATGCTGATTGACCTCATCGACTTTTTGCAGGAACCCGGTAACGAGGGGCGTGAGATCATCTTTGCAGGCTTCGGCCAAAGTGCTAACGGAAATGCAGCGGCAATTACAGCCTCGCAGGAAGCAGCGGCTTCTTTTGCCGCGCTGCTGTCGGATGTTGCGGCCGACACGATTGCACAGAACAACTATACTGTCGCGTCGTACGGTTTCGGGAACGTTTCGCCAGCCACCTGTATCGACGGGCAGGTCGCTGGATCTGAATACACACGTATTGAGGTCTGGATCCGCTAAGCGGCGGCAGGCGCTTGCTCGTTTTAAAAATGCGTCAGCTAATGGCGCGGTTTTCGTTCTAGTTTGCCTCTTTTGGCGCTGCGCACGCCGGAACGCTATCAATAAACAGGTGGCATGTTATCGCTTAGCAACAGTTCACATGCTGTTGTATCGCCTATCCAAAGGGTGCATTTCATCACCCAGACACATAGGTAAGGCACATGAGCAAACGTATTTTATCCTTTATCGCCGTCATGGCATTGACGCTTTTCGCAGGTGCCGCTTCGGCCCAGCAGCTAAGCCTGTCACAAATCTCGGCGTATCTGAACCAGCTTCAGACGGCACAGGGTGGCTTTACGCAGATCAATGCAGACGGCACGCTGAGTACCGGACAGATCTATATCAAGCGTCCGGGACGTATTCGCTTTGAATATAATGCACCCTCGGATTCCCTTGTAATGGCTGGTGGTGGGCAGTTGGCCGTTTTTGACCCCAGATC
This window harbors:
- the ttcA gene encoding tRNA 2-thiocytidine(32) synthetase TtcA; this translates as MLDESEIHPLFYGAPTTTEFKKLRKRIVRYTREAIEQYGMIERDAKWLVCLSGGKDSYTLLAVLYELKWRGLLPVELVACNLDQGQPGFPATVLPEFLEKMGVPHRIEYQDTYSIVMDKVPQGRTFCALCSRLRRGNLYRIAREEGCSAVVLGHHRDDILETFFMNLFHGGRLATMPPKLVNEEGDLFLYRPLAHVAENDCEKFAKAMNYPIIPCDLCGSQDGLQRQQVKQILDGWEKNSPGRRQVMFRALMNARPSHLLDPQLFDFAALQRNSQTALGRSDD
- a CDS encoding PstS family phosphate ABC transporter substrate-binding protein — encoded protein: MISRFTTTLFCAVAPLALSAQSVELRSPDAFINVRGEIVGFNGVMVQVETTVGRVAVPASEVICYGNGCFEALASNDFGLTAEAFQDVVGDAGPVVAGAVDSLSVGFASRSYGTLHRTIAGAYAVTNSGNTRVELTSVGELRLEDQTTGDTAALSVSSSDEVADIRVDTVSLNGTAGRVYNTAFAWATGTDLSHQMLGLKSFSVVVAPNAGITALSMNDLARIFAGEVTNWSQIGGADIGVLPLQLPPNSEAGSAFQQLVMEPAGLQVSGSVLTMSDEAGVSGSIGQFPGSVGVVTTASADQAFVVDVAGSCGIAIAPTPFNIISGDYALVRPIMATYNTAPNTALPAEVFDFAAGDVAQGLVESEGFINYSALMMNSTDKNARISGLLGAELDDVQRAAAAEMFQALFDADRLSPTMTGGPASGPEGAWNRAMLIDLIDFLQEPGNEGREIIFAGFGQSANGNAAAITASQEAAASFAALLSDVAADTIAQNNYTVASYGFGNVSPATCIDGQVAGSEYTRIEVWIR